Genomic segment of Clostridia bacterium:
CTATAGGTATAACCGGGCCAAATACCTTGAAGCCGAACTGCAGCCCTTCTATAAGGTGTTGTGTGATTCTTCCAAGAGGATCCTCCTTGTACGCAAAGAAGGATATTATTATCAATATCAGAATTGAGGTTCCGCCAATCAGAGCTGTAGCATCCCCTCCCTGAAGCTTTGCAATGAACATTATCACTATATCCAATGCAAAAAGTAACGGTACCAAAGTTGCAAGAGCTTTCCTGATTGATGGTGCCATATTTTTCATCGCTTTTATATCATCATCAATTTCCACCAATGTTTTTGTACTATCAATTTCTTCAACCTTTAATACTCCAGATTTCATATCCCTTTTCAGCATCCAGAAGGCAACTATAGTAGTAACTGCACCCATTATAAATACCAACGGTATACTTGCGGCAACTACGTCTCCTACTGGTATTCCTGCTCCATCGGCAGTGATTTTGGGTGCTCCCTGGATTATGAAATCACCTGATAATGCAATTCCATGTCCAAAAAGGTTCATTGCCACTGCGACACCAAGTGCAGGAAGCTTTGCTTTAAGTGCAACAGGCAGAAGCACCGCTCCCATTAATGCAACAGCCGGGGATGGCCAGAAGAACCAGGATATTACCATCATAAGTATGCCTATCACCCAATAAGCCAGTGTGGGAGTGCGTATCAGCTTGGTAAAAGGATATACCATTGCCTCATTGATACCTGTTTTCATCAATACTTTGCTCATACCGAAAATGATTGATATTACAAGTATCGTACCTAAAAGTTCTTTAATTGCGTATGCAAAGCTGTTAAAGATACCGGTGACTGAATGGGTAATCGACGAGGTTCCTATGAATCCCAGCACAAGAATTCCTGCAATGCAGATAAAGCTGGTATCCTTTTTCATTACAATGAAAGCTATTACCAGCAGTATGAAAATCAAGTACGCCCAGTGTAAAGCGGTAAGTGTAACTCCCATTGAGTCTCCTCCTTCCAAAAAATTTAAACTAATTAATACAGAATATGCGGGAGCAACAAATAGGGTACTACATATTTCGCATGATATAAATGATGTGTCTTAAGCAACGGGGGAACGGATACCACTGAACACACGGATGTTCCACGGATTCCTACGGAATAGCACGGTTAATTTTATTAATATATTGCAGCGTCAGAGAATTTTGATACTTACTTCATTACCGAGTATTACTAATGTTTCAGAATATTATACACGCCGTGTATTCAGTGGGTTTCAGTGTTTTTCCGAAGGAAATCCGTGGTACCCGTTCCCCATTTACTACTTCGTATTATTCTACTAACACGTCAGAAAAAAAAGATATGCCCGGAAGAATCACCTGGCATATCTGTTTAGTTATTAGTAACAGTAGAAGCTTTCTATCTGTCTCAGACTTATTCCGAAGTACACCCACCTATATCCGGTCCATCTCCAGCCTGACACTGAACGGCGTCCTACAAAGGTGAGCCATACCCAGAATTCCCTGCCATTACGGAGCTGGAGATATACAAATCTGTTTCTGCATCTTCTTATGGATCCCGGGTCGACAGCCTGAACTCCGAATCCCTGCTGTGCTGCTAACTGTGGAGCTACTGAGGGAGGCGGCCCTGATGGAGGTCCACCCGATGGGCCAAAACCAGGTCCCTGCCCCCCGGTTGGTGGAGGGCCCTGCGGTCCAAAGCCTCCAGGAACAGGTGGGCGCTGCCTGTAAAAAGGACAATCTTCACAGAGCTCATCATCTAATTCAATATCGTCATTTTCATCATCATACATAGCATTCACTCCCATACACATTTGTTATCAGTATATGTATGAGGCAAGTCCAAGGTTCTACAAAAAATATAAGTCGAGCTGTCTGCCCGACTTATTTAATCTAAAGTTTGAAGCCTTCAATTTTTCAATGAATTGAACTTATCCGGCAAGCGCACCCAATATTAGGGCGGCAATTATTATTACCATAAGTATCCCAAGAAGCTTCCATACAAATTTCAGCCATCTGTCATAGGATACCCTAGCTACTGCAAGGCCTCCCATAACTACAGCACTTGTAGGCGTCACAAGGTTCACTATTCCAGATGCAGACTGATAGGCAGTAATAACTACATGCCTTGCAACTCCTGCAAAATCTCCCAAGGGTGCCATAATGGGCATTGATAATGTCGCAAGCCCTGACGTGGACGGTATCAGGAAGGACATTGGCAAATAGAACAGGTATGAGGCTATTGCAAAGGCTATTGAGCCCGTTCCCGCTAGAGACCTCTCTCCTAAATTCAGCACTGTATCTGTAATATTTCCTGCATTCATTACTATTGTTATTCCTCTAGATACACCTACTATCAGTGCAACTCCCAGAAGGTCTCTGGCACCATCCACAAAAGAGTCTACCAGTCCATTTTCTCCAAGTCCCGCTACTAATCCAATAACTACTGCAGAGACAAAAAATAGCGTTGTCAGCTCACCGAACCACCAGCCCAGGGTGGGAATGAAACTGATGTTGATATCCGAAAAGGGGATTACTCCTATAATCATTATAAGAAAGGTCAAAGCAAAAAGAAAAAGTACCAGCTTCCTTTTGCTTGTAAGCTCAGGAAATTGCTTGCTTCCATCGTGGGCGAGAAAATGTTTTTCGTTATCCTCCTTCATATCATATACCACTGAAGCTTTAGGATTCTTTTTTACCTTTTCAGCATACCTCATTACATATAATATTGCGGCCAGCTCACCCACTACCAGAATCAGCAGCCTTAAAAACATTCCCTCTCCCATTGATATGCCTGCAAAGCCTGAAGCAATCCCTGTTGCAAAGGGATTTACCGTTGAACCCAGCACTCCTACACCTGCACCTAGCATAATCACCCCCACAGCAGTCACAGCATCATAGCCTGCGGCTATGAATACCGGAAGCAGCAAAGGATAAAAAGCTATAGTCTCCTCCGCCATGCCAAAGCTGGTGCCGCCAAGAGCAAAAAGTATCATAAGAATAGGTATCATCCACTTTTCCTTGCCCTTTAGGCTCTTAGTGACTCCTGCAATCCCTGCGTCAATAGCACCGGTCTTCATAACAACTCCCAGGAAGCCTCCTATGATAAGTATGAACAAAGACACATCCACTGCATCATAGAAGCCTTCAATAGGCGCCATTATTATATCAGCTATGCCCTGGGGATTTGGTTCCACCATATGATATGTGCCTGGAATCGGCTCCTTTTTTGATGCTGTAGGATCAACGTAGTTATACTGCCCTGAAGGAACTATCCAAGTTAGTATAGCAACTACAATTATAATTGCTAATAGAATAGTAAAAGCTGATGGCATTTTAAACTTTCGCATAAAATCACTCCTTATGAAGAATATTTTGAGTAATGATGTGAAAAATATACAAAAGTTATTTTATATTGCTGCTCTAAATAGTCAATCAAAAGGACTTGCCTGATTTTAACCAGACAAGTCCTCCAATACGAACATAATTAAGCTTCAATATTTCTTTTCTCAGTGTCAATATACCTGGTCAGCAGCAAGTTTCCCACTGCAATAAGTGCTCCCAGGACAAATACGTATTGATAGCCGAAAGCATTCCACACCAAGCTTCCAAGCCAAGGCACAACCATTGATACTGCATGGTCTATGCTCAACCCCATGGATAACGTAGGTGAAACATCCTCCGGACTAAGGGCTATTTTTTTAAGATAGGTCGCTCTGGCAATGCTTGTTGCACTCATCAGCTGGTCTGCAACAAAGCAGGCGCAGATTATTAAAAGCGCTGCCCCGCCAATGCCGAATAACCCTGACACACCCTCAGCAAATGCATAGCCCGCACAGATGACTATCAGCGCTATAGCCTCCGATGCAAGCACAAACTTTTCTCCTTTTTTATCTATCAGATTCCCTATATATGGCTTAAATATAATTCCTATTCCCGCAGTGAAAAACCCAAGTACGGCAAAGGTGCTGACCCCCTGGCTGAAAATTTTTATTAGCACCCAGGGTCCAAAGGTTATGAATATCTGCTTCCTTGCGCCGTACAAGACATTAAGCCAGTAAAAAAGCTTATATTCCTTCCGGAAAAATAGTTTCTTTACTTTAACCTTTGGCTTGTGAGGTGTCATAAAAAGTATTAGCAGGCAGGCGCATATAAAAGCAAGGGCTCCCACCGTAAAGGCAACACTGTAATTGACCTTCACAAATCTAAATATAAAAGCAGTGATCAGACTGGTGCCCAAGAAAGCAGCTGTATTCAAGCCATTAATTCTTCCCAGTACCCTTCCTAGATTACCCTCTTCAGCCAAATTCATTCCTATACTATTGGACATGGGCATAAATAGGTGCTGCCCCATGCTGTACACCGTCATCCATATCATCATCGAATAATAATCTGATGCAAAATGACCAAGTCCCAGTAGTCCAAATGCAGCCAACATATTTGCCAATGAGGCTATCCTCACATCCCCTAGGAACAGTAACGCTCCTGACACAAATACGACCAGGAACCCCGGAAGCTCTCTGGGGAATTCAAGTATGGTCCTTTGAGATACTGTAAGATGAAAGGTATCACTCAAATAATTATTGAAAACCGATGCGTCAATACTCTGGCTAATTCCAATAAAAGCACTTGCCAGCATAAATAATATTAAATCCCTGTTTTTCAACTCATAACCCCCAAAATATCCATAGACATATACTTCTAATATCTCTTGCTTTGTATTGCCTATGTTCTAGTAGTTAGTATCTTATCTTCCATTCCGTTCAGCTCTGTGGTTTCGTTCTCGCTTAACTTTGAAAGTATCTCTCCTCTATACTTGATACCTATTAAGTGCCTCAGCTTTATACCCTCATCAGCTGCATCAGACCAATTTATCTTCTTTCTGTTGTAATACAGGTCGTAGTCCACTATTCTTGTGCCATCATCCAACAGCTCCAAGCCCAGCAAAATCTTTTTAATATATATGGGAGTGTGGAAGGTAAAGAATCTTACCCTATATATCTCCACCGACATCATAGGCCTAGGGTTGTCCTTACCCCAGGATTCTCCCAGTATAATCCCAAGCTCCATCCATTCCATGATATTGAGAAGTCTCTCATAGTGAAGCTTATACTCGCTGTATCTGTCAAATATCCTTATTTCAAGCTCATACCAATCCCTATTCGCCAGTCCGCTGTTCAGATATTTCAGTGCGTGGGATCTGAGGTCCCTCAAAAGAGGCCTGTATCTTTCCTCAACGAACAGAACCGTTTTATACATGTCATTTACACTCATGGTCCTATGTATGGGCTTGTCAGTTATTGCCACTATAGTACCTTTTTCGTTGTATGAGTTAAGAATATCTACTAAATTACCCTCTATGCATTTATAATCCTCACTAATTTCTCTGACTACCCTTTCCAGATCCCCCATCGCCCTTAATATTATTATTCTCGTTGCAATGCGGGATCTGACTATCAGATGGCTCATTCTGTCATTCAAAAGGTTGCAAAGTACTACATCCGGCTCCTCCATTATAATGAGCGCATCTTTTATTTGCTGCAAATCAACTACATCTGTTATTTTATCGATTATAAATATGATGGTATAATCTTCTCCTGCTTTTTCAAAGGCAGCGTCAAAATCATAGCAGTCTGCTTTCTTTTCTTGTATAAGATACTCCCTCAGTTCCTGTATGCTGCTGCTCTCAAAAAGCAATATTTTCGGTCCGCTTCTAACCAGAGAAAACATCTTTTACCCCCCTCTGTCATAATCCTATTTTGTGCCTCCCCAGCCTTGCATCATCAATGCCGGAAGGATAGCATAAGGTCGTGCACTCTCCCGACTCTAACCCTATAATATTTATGTATGAAATCCCATTAAAATACAGTTTATTATCGATACAACCGCTTTTTAATGTCAGGTCATGCCCAAACAAGTTATATTGTGCAGGTTCGTCAAGCACCCCTTTAGGCATATGGCTTATCCTGAAGCTTAGGTTCTCTATCTCTACTGTTTCGGCTTTCTTGATAATACGGCTCCTTCTGAAATGCTTGCTTTCAATTTCGACATTATCGTGATTGCCCAATGCCAGAATAATTTCAGCATCAGAGTTCTCAAGAATAGCCGTCAAGCGCTTTATCCATTTCTCATGCTCATAGATTGAAGTGGGGTAAAGTGCCAGCTTTATATTGTCCACCAAATCACCCGTATGTACAATATAGTCAGGCTTCAGCCTTTCAATAAGCATCCTAAGCTCAGGGTAAAAGCAGGCTGGAGTGTCAGACACATGAAGCAGTCTCTTTTCTGTGGACTCTGACAGCTCTATAGGTATATAAAGCTTTCCTATGACGTTGTATATAAACTCTTTGAAATTTATCATAGTGTACTCCATCCTTAACAATGTATATGTAAATTATTTCATCAATCTCTCAATTAGTCAAACAAAAAAAGAACAGCATTACTGCTATTCTTCATATATTCCCATTCAATTAAACCTTAGGCAGATTTATCCCATAGAAAATCTCTGTTATTTCCCTGTCCAGCTTCTTTTCTATCTCTTTCTTTTCTATATCACTCAGGTCTTCTTCCTTTATTTCGAATAGATAGTTGCTGAGGCTCAGGTCGGTTATCCTCATCTTCGTGTGGAATATGTTGGATTGATATATGTTCATATCAATGAGACTGTATCTGTCTATAGTCTCTTTTGCTATGAAGTTTTGTATTGAGTTTATCTTATGGTCTATGAAATGCTTCCGTCCATTTATATCCCTGGTATATCCTCTAACCCTGTAATCTATTGTTATAATATCCGAATCAAAACTCTGGATAAGATAATTCAATGCCTTTAGCGGGGAAATTGTTCCACAGGTAGTTACGTCTATATCCACCCTGAAGGTGCTGATTTCATTCTGAGGATGGCTCTCAGGGTATGTATGCACTGTTACGTGACTTTTATCAAGGTGTCCCACTATATTCTCCCTTATAGGGGTAATAACGCCCCTGTTGCAGGATGGGTCAAGTACGTAAAGTGGAACCTCCTCCTCTGAAATCAGAAGTGTAACACTGGCCCCCTGAGGATCGTAATCCTGCTTCGCCACGTTCAATACGCTGGCGCCTATCATTTCTGTTACATCACTTAGTATCTTTGTAAGCCTTGTAGAATTATACTGCTCATCTATATACTCAATATACTTCTTTCGATCTTCGGCAGACTTTGTATAGCATATATCATAAATATTAAAGCTCAAAGATTTTGTCAGATTATTAAAGCCATAGAGCTTGAGCTTGCCTTTGTCGGCTTTCATAAGCAGCACACCCCATTTCCATTAGTCTTTTTTTACAATCAAGCACGTAAAATCTTCCAAAATATTACAGCAATTTAAAATTATAAACCATATTAATATTAAGCCCTAATTGCTTAATTGTCAACATTTCGAGCACGATAAGTAGGTATTAAAATAATATGTCTTTTCAAACTCAGGATTGCTGTCACCGTAATACTCATCCTCTTCTCTTTCCTTGCAAAGGGCTTCCAGGTCTATTTCACCTACTATGAGAAAATCCCCCTCAGGGTGCTCTGATACTGCTACTACACCATCCTCCCTAGGTGTCATGCCAATTGGTGCAAATATCCCTGCTTTTCCTGTGAAATGCAGACCACAGAACCAGCCGTTCAGTGCAGCCTTGATTCCATACACATGTGCCTCCTGCACTCTTGGCCATATGCCCCTGAGTGCCCTGGGTCGCCTATACTCCTCATTATTAGCTATTGGAAGGACAACGACATCACATCCCCTGCTTCTAGCCAGATTGAACACTTCATAATATGTTGCATCCATACAGACAGGAAATGCAATATTCCCAATGTCCAGGGAAAATACCTTGAATTCATTGCCTCTCTTAATCCCAAGCTTCTCCTCAAAATCTGTAAGATGCAGCTTCATCTGCCTTCCAAGAATGTCACCCTCACGGGAAATAATGGCGCCCCCATTATACAAATGGTCATTCTCTCTAATAAAATAACTCCCGGTATAAATATATATGGAGTATTTTGAAGCCAGACCGCACATTATACTTTCGATTGCAGCTTGAATCGGTGTTGAAATACTGCAAAGCAGAGGATATAGCTTGCTCAAGCCACTGTCCGAGCCGCTCTCGGCATGGATTACCTGTCTTTTGTTCAAGCAGCGGTTTAAGAGGTTGAACCCGGGTATTATCCCAAGAAGCTCGAAAAAATTATATTCAGGAAAGGCTATTATATCGCAGCCCTTCTCTGCTGCTGATTTTACAAAGCTCTCCATTCTATATGCATAAGCTTCAACGTTTTTTGCTGCAGTTATTTTTCTTTGCACAGCAGCAGCCCTGATACTTCCCCTCCCGTCCTTGTGGTTGTTTTCCAGGGCTTTTATGCTGCTAAGGCTTGTTCTTATCCTGTCTTCTCCAAGCTTCCACCGGAACCACTTTTCCAATAGGCTGTTCATGATAACCTCCATTCCGAGATGGCATAAATATATCCTTATATGCTTCTATATTGAGCTGTCCAAGAGTATTGAACTTTCTAACCGCTTCCTTCCGCTTTTCATTGTCAAGCTCTGCTGTAATGATTGCACATTTCTGGCTTTTGCCCTCAAGAGCCAGGAAGCCGTCCTCCCCTGCAGTCATATCCAGGGGTGCATGTATTATGGAAGACCCGTGGAAGTCGTGTCCCTTGAAGCTTCCATTGAAGCTGCTTTCCATACCGAAAAATAGGTTAGCCTGCACATTCTGCCAAAGTCCTGCAAGCTGTCTGGACATATTTCTACTGCCTATTATAGCCGTAGGAGCCAGTACCAGCTTCACCCCTGACATGGCAAGCGCCCTTGAAACCTGCGGATAGAACACATCTGTGGATATGATTATTCCTAGCTTCAATCCCCGAAGAGAAATACTGTTCAGCTCTGTCCCGCGAGAAAGCCCAAGTCCTTTCTCCCATTTAGCCAGATATATCTGCCTTTGCTCCATTATTTTTTCCCCCTCCATGATAATACAGGAGGAATGATAGGTATCCGCATAGTCTGCTTCAAAGTAACTTCCTGGGCATATAGCCATGCCTTTATAAGCATTTGACAGTTCAATTATGTCATTTATATATCTCTCACCATTATCGAAGAGACAGCCTAAGAGTGCCGGTAAAACTACCATATCTATTTTGTGCTCACAGCAAAGTTGGAGCCAGCCCGCCACCTTCCCTGCAAGTTGTTCATAGCTGGTAAGCTCCAGATAATCATCATTATTGAACACTATTGATGCCGCATTCATTTCATTCCCCCCCTGGGTGATTCTGAATTAGAACATAATAAAGTGCAAAAGCGAGATATCCGCTGCCTGTGGCAAACCCTACCCCTGTTTTTGCCTTCCCTGTATTCCTATCGAAGCTTTCACACAAGAGTCCGAAATCCATATCGGCAGCTTTCAGCCATTCGATCGCCTGCTCCTGCAGCAATGGATTCAGTATGCTTCCGCACAGTCCCAGCCCCGAGGGTGTGTTGGGATGGTGATCGCAGGCCAGCTCTTTGATTCTTGATGTTTCGCAGTAATATCTGTAATTGTTGGAGTAGTAGTAATTTATCGTGTTCCTGAAAAGCTCCTCACTGCTGTCAATAAAACCGTAGTAGTCAAGCAGCCCAAGGTTTCCCGGAGGATCATTGTAAAGACTGAAGCTTCCTTTGCCATCTGCTGACCATACAAATATTTTTCTGCCATCTATTTCTTTCACAAGATGTGAATATATTCCTTTATATATACCTTGTATCCTATCGCCAAGGATCCCGGCCTTCTCCATAAGACCCCTTTGCTCGTATACACTCAACAGGTTCTTTAATCCTCTCCATAGTATTACATTGTCTACGGTAAGCAAGGGGTATTCACTGGGGTCATCTGAGGGCATCAGAAAAGTCTTATAAAGTCCGGTCTCGCGGTCATATTCCCTCTCAATTCTCATAAATACAGAATCAAGAATCCTGAGCACATCATCATCGATATTCTCCATGCTGCCTATCAGTATGAAATAGCTGGCGGCTTCATCAAGCTCAAATCCAGGGTAAAGTACAGTTCCATCTATATAATGGGCATGGTCTCCTGCATTCTTTCCATGCATAAGAATCGTATCCCTGCACAGGCTTAAATGAAAACCCCTTTCCACCAGCTTTATCGCAGGGAATGACCACAAGAAGCTGTCCCGTTCCCAGAAAGCTCCTGAGACATAATATCTTGGACTTCTCGAAGTCAATGCAGCATATCTGTCACTCTCCATATCTTTTCCTACTGCAAAGAAGTAATTGAAAAACATGTTTTCATTCAAAAGCCTTTGAAGCAATGTATCCTTAGCATATGCCACAGCTTTGCTCTTTAACCAGTTTGACAGTTCCTCGTATATGCTCCTGCAGCCCTTCCTCCTGAAATGTATAAGAGTTGTGGAAGCACCATCCATGTCTGAATTTATAGTAATATAAAATGCATTGCTGCCGCTGCATTTAAGCTTTAGTACAAAACTGCCTTCATCAATGCATTGATGTTCAAAGCTGCTATCTCCACCAAAGGCTATACTTAAGCTTGTGCTGCCCGAGGTAATATTTACCGCAGGGCTGCCCAGCCATTTATCCAATTTCATTTCCTTTTTAAATTCGGAATCATGGGAGTTGAACCTCAGCAGACTGAGCTTATCAATTGTGCAAACAAGCCTTGCTTCTATATCTTCAGAGCTTTCCAGCTCATATACAAATCCCTTTTCATAGAGATCCGCATAGAGCTTTACATTAACCCGCACTCCACCCTCCAGCTCAAAAGAGAATACCGGAATATAGTAATTCTCGAGAACTACACTTGAGCGCTGTATTGATAACCTCCTGTCATCCTTATAAAACTCCGGTTTAAACAGGGTTTCCTCACCCTTAACCTCCATAAGGCCTTTATTTGATAAGGTTAAAATATTCATACTCCTGACAGAAGCATCATAAGTGCTGATTTCAGGCAGGCTTATGTAATGATTGCCTGCATAAAGCACCCTTTCATTTATTTCAATTTCTTTTGGAGTCGTCATTATCTTATTCATACAAAGCCTCCTGATTTTTCAAGCTCCTCCAGCAGCTTATGGTGCTGTTTCGGAGAAAGACCATACATTTTTTTAAATGCCCGGACGAAGCTTGAATAATCCCCGAACCCGCACTCAGAACAGGCCTCTGTCATCGACTTCCCTGATTTTATGAGGGTATTGGCCATCATCAATCGTTTTTGAAGAATATAGCTGTGAATGGTATAACCTGTCTGGCTCTTAAACTTATGCATTAGGTGATATCTGCTCATATAAAATCTGGATGCCAGGTTTTCTACCGACATATCTTCACAGAGGTTTTCATTTATATGCTTTATTACTTCTCCAATACTTTCATTATAATCCCCTTCTGCATGGTGTTTTACAGCCTCAGGTGTAAGATACAGCCTATTGAGATATATGATGAATTGCAGGAACAATGAATTCTTAAGCACTTGACTACCAAAGCCGTCTCTCATATACTCTTCTTTAAGCTGCGCAATAATATATTTTCCTTGACGCAGCAGCTCAGTATCCAATCTCAGTAAATTGCGCTTTTCTTTGGAGGCAATATCGAAGCAGTTCAATAGATTAATTTCCGGACTGCTATGCTTGGATAAAAAATTCGAATTGACCCATATGATCATCCTCTCATAGGTCATGGAAGCATCAACTATGGTCTTATGTATCTCACTGCTGCTCACGAGAAGTATATCCCAAGGCTTAAGCTTGTATGCCTTTCCTTCTATCAAATATGTAACGTTGCCTGATATGAAAATGATTATTTTATTAAAATCATGAAAGTGCAATTCAAACTCCATGCTTTTTTTATCCTTTAAGTGGAATAGCTCAAAGTCCTTGTTCAGATATCCCCTCCTGCTGCCAGTTACTAAAACATCCTCTTTCATTATTTACCTCCTATGTTAGTCTTCAAAGCTCCAGAGCATTACTCACAGTTCCCTCGAACCTCGAACCCCGCACCTCGCACCTATTGTTTTTATACTATAGCACTTATTGCAATATTTCAAGCATCTTAGGCAATAAATATAGCAAATACTTTGAATATAATATATGTAAAGAGCACCCATAAATATACTTGGAGGTATGAGAATGAATAAGAAACTCAACGTAGGAATTCTTGGAGGAACGGGCTTTGTGGGGCAGCGTCTTGTTACACTCCTCCATGACCACCCGTATTTTGATATCAAGGTAATAGCTGCAAGCGAAAGATCTGCAGGTAAAAGCTATATTGATGCTGTTAGCGGAAAGTGGAAGCTCTCCCAACCTATTCCTGACAGCGTAAAGTCTATGATAGTTAAGAACTTGCATGATGTTGATTCCATTGGCAGTGAAGTAGATTTCGTATTCTGTGCTGTAGATATGCCTGCAAGTGAGATAAAGGAAATTGAGGAAAGGTATGCAAAAACAGAAACTCCTGTGGTATCAAACAATTCAGCCCACAGGCTCACTCCCGACGTCCCAATGGTCATACCCGAGGTAAATCCGGAGCATCTTTCCATTATCGAAAAACAAAAACAGCGCCTTGGAACAAGCAGAGGTTTTATAGTAGTCAAGCCCAACTGTTCAATACAAAGCTATGTTCCAGCCATAAATGCACTTATGGACTTCAAACCTTCGGCAATATCAGTGTGCACCTACCAGGCTATTTCCGGCAGTGGAAAAACCTTTGCCGATTGGCCGGAGATGGTAGACAACATAATTCCTTTTATATCCGGTGAGGAAGAGAAAAGTGAGCAAGAACCTCTCAAGGTATGGGGACACATAGAG
This window contains:
- a CDS encoding metallophosphoesterase, with product MINFKEFIYNVIGKLYIPIELSESTEKRLLHVSDTPACFYPELRMLIERLKPDYIVHTGDLVDNIKLALYPTSIYEHEKWIKRLTAILENSDAEIILALGNHDNVEIESKHFRRSRIIKKAETVEIENLSFRISHMPKGVLDEPAQYNLFGHDLTLKSGCIDNKLYFNGISYINIIGLESGECTTLCYPSGIDDARLGRHKIGL
- a CDS encoding YfcC family protein, which produces MRKFKMPSAFTILLAIIIVVAILTWIVPSGQYNYVDPTASKKEPIPGTYHMVEPNPQGIADIIMAPIEGFYDAVDVSLFILIIGGFLGVVMKTGAIDAGIAGVTKSLKGKEKWMIPILMILFALGGTSFGMAEETIAFYPLLLPVFIAAGYDAVTAVGVIMLGAGVGVLGSTVNPFATGIASGFAGISMGEGMFLRLLILVVGELAAILYVMRYAEKVKKNPKASVVYDMKEDNEKHFLAHDGSKQFPELTSKRKLVLFLFALTFLIMIIGVIPFSDINISFIPTLGWWFGELTTLFFVSAVVIGLVAGLGENGLVDSFVDGARDLLGVALIVGVSRGITIVMNAGNITDTVLNLGERSLAGTGSIAFAIASYLFYLPMSFLIPSTSGLATLSMPIMAPLGDFAGVARHVVITAYQSASGIVNLVTPTSAVVMGGLAVARVSYDRWLKFVWKLLGILMVIIIAALILGALAG
- a CDS encoding carbon-nitrogen hydrolase family protein, with the protein product MNAASIVFNNDDYLELTSYEQLAGKVAGWLQLCCEHKIDMVVLPALLGCLFDNGERYINDIIELSNAYKGMAICPGSYFEADYADTYHSSCIIMEGEKIMEQRQIYLAKWEKGLGLSRGTELNSISLRGLKLGIIISTDVFYPQVSRALAMSGVKLVLAPTAIIGSRNMSRQLAGLWQNVQANLFFGMESSFNGSFKGHDFHGSSIIHAPLDMTAGEDGFLALEGKSQKCAIITAELDNEKRKEAVRKFNTLGQLNIEAYKDIFMPSRNGGYHEQPIGKVVPVEAWRRQDKNKP
- the speD gene encoding adenosylmethionine decarboxylase, producing MKADKGKLKLYGFNNLTKSLSFNIYDICYTKSAEDRKKYIEYIDEQYNSTRLTKILSDVTEMIGASVLNVAKQDYDPQGASVTLLISEEEVPLYVLDPSCNRGVITPIRENIVGHLDKSHVTVHTYPESHPQNEISTFRVDIDVTTCGTISPLKALNYLIQSFDSDIITIDYRVRGYTRDINGRKHFIDHKINSIQNFIAKETIDRYSLIDMNIYQSNIFHTKMRITDLSLSNYLFEIKEEDLSDIEKKEIEKKLDREITEIFYGINLPKV
- a CDS encoding MFS transporter, yielding MKNRDLILFMLASAFIGISQSIDASVFNNYLSDTFHLTVSQRTILEFPRELPGFLVVFVSGALLFLGDVRIASLANMLAAFGLLGLGHFASDYYSMMIWMTVYSMGQHLFMPMSNSIGMNLAEEGNLGRVLGRINGLNTAAFLGTSLITAFIFRFVKVNYSVAFTVGALAFICACLLILFMTPHKPKVKVKKLFFRKEYKLFYWLNVLYGARKQIFITFGPWVLIKIFSQGVSTFAVLGFFTAGIGIIFKPYIGNLIDKKGEKFVLASEAIALIVICAGYAFAEGVSGLFGIGGAALLIICACFVADQLMSATSIARATYLKKIALSPEDVSPTLSMGLSIDHAVSMVVPWLGSLVWNAFGYQYVFVLGALIAVGNLLLTRYIDTEKRNIEA
- a CDS encoding nitrilase-related carbon-nitrogen hydrolase is translated as MNSLLEKWFRWKLGEDRIRTSLSSIKALENNHKDGRGSIRAAAVQRKITAAKNVEAYAYRMESFVKSAAEKGCDIIAFPEYNFFELLGIIPGFNLLNRCLNKRQVIHAESGSDSGLSKLYPLLCSISTPIQAAIESIMCGLASKYSIYIYTGSYFIRENDHLYNGGAIISREGDILGRQMKLHLTDFEEKLGIKRGNEFKVFSLDIGNIAFPVCMDATYYEVFNLARSRGCDVVVLPIANNEEYRRPRALRGIWPRVQEAHVYGIKAALNGWFCGLHFTGKAGIFAPIGMTPREDGVVAVSEHPEGDFLIVGEIDLEALCKEREEDEYYGDSNPEFEKTYYFNTYLSCSKC
- a CDS encoding glycoside hydrolase family 125 protein translates to MNKIMTTPKEIEINERVLYAGNHYISLPEISTYDASVRSMNILTLSNKGLMEVKGEETLFKPEFYKDDRRLSIQRSSVVLENYYIPVFSFELEGGVRVNVKLYADLYEKGFVYELESSEDIEARLVCTIDKLSLLRFNSHDSEFKKEMKLDKWLGSPAVNITSGSTSLSIAFGGDSSFEHQCIDEGSFVLKLKCSGSNAFYITINSDMDGASTTLIHFRRKGCRSIYEELSNWLKSKAVAYAKDTLLQRLLNENMFFNYFFAVGKDMESDRYAALTSRSPRYYVSGAFWERDSFLWSFPAIKLVERGFHLSLCRDTILMHGKNAGDHAHYIDGTVLYPGFELDEAASYFILIGSMENIDDDVLRILDSVFMRIEREYDRETGLYKTFLMPSDDPSEYPLLTVDNVILWRGLKNLLSVYEQRGLMEKAGILGDRIQGIYKGIYSHLVKEIDGRKIFVWSADGKGSFSLYNDPPGNLGLLDYYGFIDSSEELFRNTINYYYSNNYRYYCETSRIKELACDHHPNTPSGLGLCGSILNPLLQEQAIEWLKAADMDFGLLCESFDRNTGKAKTGVGFATGSGYLAFALYYVLIQNHPGGE